One part of the Marinobacter sp. M3C genome encodes these proteins:
- a CDS encoding FKBP-type peptidyl-prolyl cis-trans isomerase: protein MKKTLFALTIAGLIAGCSSAQEAPKDPALESNSEKVSYGMGLVMGERMGNDLPDLQMEQFLQGIQHGNNGDQAQRRMTQEEIQQALMSYQQQLQEDQAKQIEEMTQKNVDAGNAFLAKNAEREGVTTTDSGLQYEVLEAGNGPQPGTGDTVRVHYTGELLSGEVFDSSRERGEPVSFRLDQVIPGWTEGLQLMNEGARYKLYIPSDLAYGPGGNRAIGPNETLVFDVELLAINPDSAQ, encoded by the coding sequence ATGAAGAAAACGCTGTTTGCACTGACGATTGCCGGCCTTATTGCAGGCTGCTCTTCCGCTCAGGAAGCACCGAAAGACCCCGCGTTAGAATCCAACAGCGAAAAGGTCAGCTACGGCATGGGCCTGGTTATGGGTGAGCGTATGGGTAACGACCTGCCAGACCTGCAGATGGAGCAGTTTCTGCAGGGCATCCAGCACGGCAACAACGGCGACCAGGCACAACGCCGGATGACTCAGGAAGAAATCCAGCAAGCGCTGATGTCTTACCAACAGCAGCTGCAGGAAGATCAAGCCAAACAGATTGAAGAAATGACACAGAAAAATGTGGATGCGGGAAACGCCTTTCTGGCTAAAAATGCCGAGCGCGAAGGCGTAACAACCACGGATTCCGGCTTGCAGTACGAAGTGCTTGAAGCCGGCAATGGCCCGCAACCCGGCACCGGCGACACGGTAAGAGTCCATTACACGGGCGAACTGCTGAGTGGCGAGGTGTTTGACAGCTCCCGCGAGCGCGGTGAACCGGTTTCATTCCGCCTGGACCAGGTTATTCCCGGCTGGACAGAAGGCCTGCAACTGATGAACGAAGGCGCGCGTTACAAACTCTATATTCCGTCAGACCTGGCGTATGGCCCGGGCGGCAATCGTGCGATTGGCCCCAATGAAACATTGGTTTTTGATGTGGAACTGTTGGCGATTAACCCGGACAGCGCCCAGTAG
- a CDS encoding flagellar basal body-associated FliL family protein has product MTALTKMTPKMLPKIFIALFTMSLAALAYSEEPDESAEPAEPAELTITDYISLEPAFVTHIGPPGGKLSYLKASVSLRADASTTRPAVEAHMPRIRHELVLLFGEQSDVDALTRPDTQQTLATEATARVNQVLENQHTGEVVSGVLFTEFVVQK; this is encoded by the coding sequence ATGACTGCATTGACAAAAATGACGCCAAAAATGTTGCCAAAAATCTTCATCGCCCTGTTTACGATGTCGCTCGCAGCTCTCGCCTACAGTGAAGAGCCCGACGAATCGGCTGAACCAGCAGAACCAGCAGAACTGACCATTACCGATTATATATCGTTGGAGCCCGCGTTTGTGACCCACATAGGGCCACCAGGCGGCAAGCTTTCCTATCTGAAAGCCAGTGTTAGCTTGCGCGCCGACGCCAGCACCACTCGCCCCGCCGTAGAAGCACACATGCCACGCATACGCCATGAGCTGGTGCTGCTGTTTGGCGAACAAAGCGATGTTGATGCCCTTACCCGGCCAGACACTCAGCAGACACTGGCAACAGAAGCCACTGCCCGCGTTAATCAGGTACTGGAAAACCAGCACACCGGCGAAGTTGTCAGCGGTGTGCTGTTTACCGAGTTTGTCGTGCAGAAGTAA
- a CDS encoding EAL domain-containing protein — protein sequence MSVVAEGVETYAQMEFLRQLNCDHVQGYYFARPMPWGQLVQFLRNQRQSACL from the coding sequence ATGAGCGTAGTAGCAGAGGGCGTGGAAACCTACGCGCAGATGGAGTTTTTACGGCAACTGAATTGCGATCACGTACAGGGTTACTATTTTGCCCGGCCGATGCCTTGGGGCCAACTGGTGCAGTTCCTCCGTAATCAGAGGCAGTCTGCTTGCCTGTAA
- a CDS encoding ATP-binding cassette domain-containing protein, which yields MLTISDLSLQRGGAWLLEGVSLTVQPGQRMAIVGANGAGKSSLFQLILGDLAPEQGHFSLPGGCRIAHMAQEVEATGRSARDFVLDGDFDLRRLEHELARAEAAQDDLAQARVHGELDLHEAWSASRRAESLLRGLGFGDGDADHPVSSFSGGWRIRLNLAQALMRPSDLMLLDEPTNHLDLDACLWLENWLRRYSGTLLFISHDRDFMDRVATHVVHFDRRDLALYSGNYSAFEVQRSERLAQQQAGFERQQARIAEIQRFIDRFKAQATKARQAQSRVKSLERMEKIAPAHIDSPFNFQFPLAEKVSNPLLSIRQGQAGHGDVTILRNLNLSLLPGSRIGLLGPNGAGKSTLMDSLRGEATLINGERTCGEHLAIGYFAQHQLESLDLDASPFLHLQRLSPRASDQSIRNFLGGFDFHGNAALSPIRSFSGGEKARVALAVIAWQRPNLLLLDEPTNHLDLEMRQALTMALQNFDGAIVVVSHDRHLLRNTVDEFWLVNDGRVVEYEGDLEDYERWLADRRKDDTEAPKRQSAAAEGGQDAAVNGESADDRKARKRAEAAVRQKISPFRKQQATLEKQMDSMQAALAEMDAELTNPTLYGDSGKQQLKTLLGRQAEARQKMAVVESQWLDVSETVEVLEAELES from the coding sequence ATGTTAACAATTAGTGATCTTAGTTTACAACGAGGTGGTGCGTGGTTGCTAGAAGGCGTCAGCCTGACCGTGCAACCGGGCCAGCGCATGGCCATTGTGGGTGCCAATGGTGCCGGAAAGTCCAGTCTGTTTCAGCTTATATTGGGTGATTTGGCGCCAGAGCAGGGCCATTTTTCTCTGCCCGGAGGTTGTCGCATTGCTCACATGGCTCAGGAAGTGGAAGCGACCGGGCGTAGCGCTCGAGACTTTGTATTGGATGGCGATTTCGACTTGCGTCGCTTGGAACACGAACTGGCACGAGCGGAAGCTGCGCAAGACGACCTGGCCCAAGCCCGTGTCCATGGCGAGCTAGACCTGCACGAGGCGTGGTCTGCATCGCGCCGAGCCGAGTCGCTGCTACGCGGGCTGGGCTTCGGTGATGGCGATGCTGATCACCCGGTTTCGAGTTTTTCGGGGGGCTGGCGGATTCGTCTGAATCTGGCTCAGGCGCTGATGCGCCCGTCCGACTTGATGCTGCTGGACGAGCCGACCAACCACCTGGATCTGGACGCCTGTCTTTGGTTGGAAAACTGGCTGAGGCGCTACTCCGGAACCCTGCTGTTTATCTCCCACGACCGGGATTTTATGGATCGAGTCGCGACACATGTCGTGCATTTTGATCGGCGCGATCTAGCGCTGTATAGCGGTAATTACTCAGCTTTTGAAGTCCAGCGCAGTGAACGGCTGGCTCAGCAGCAGGCCGGATTTGAGCGTCAGCAAGCTCGCATTGCTGAAATTCAGCGCTTTATTGACCGATTCAAGGCTCAAGCCACTAAGGCTCGCCAGGCTCAAAGCCGGGTAAAATCTTTGGAGCGCATGGAGAAAATTGCGCCTGCACACATTGATTCACCGTTCAACTTCCAATTTCCGTTGGCCGAAAAGGTGTCAAACCCGCTGCTGAGTATTCGCCAGGGCCAGGCTGGTCACGGCGACGTGACTATTTTGCGCAACCTGAACCTGAGCCTGTTACCGGGCAGCCGCATTGGTCTGCTTGGCCCTAATGGTGCGGGTAAATCTACCCTTATGGACAGTCTGCGGGGTGAGGCCACGCTGATTAACGGTGAGCGCACTTGCGGCGAGCATCTGGCCATTGGCTATTTTGCCCAGCATCAGCTCGAATCCCTGGATCTGGACGCCAGCCCCTTTTTGCATCTGCAGCGCTTGAGCCCGCGGGCGTCGGATCAGAGTATTCGCAATTTTCTCGGCGGTTTTGACTTTCATGGTAACGCGGCCCTGTCACCGATACGTTCCTTTTCCGGCGGCGAAAAAGCTCGGGTGGCGCTGGCGGTGATCGCCTGGCAGCGGCCCAATCTTCTGCTTTTGGATGAGCCTACCAACCACCTTGATCTGGAAATGCGCCAAGCGCTGACCATGGCGCTGCAAAACTTTGATGGTGCCATTGTGGTGGTGTCGCATGATCGCCACTTGCTGCGCAACACCGTTGACGAGTTCTGGCTGGTGAACGATGGTCGTGTCGTTGAGTACGAGGGTGATCTTGAGGATTACGAGCGCTGGTTGGCTGATCGCCGCAAAGACGATACCGAGGCGCCTAAGCGACAGTCTGCCGCTGCAGAGGGTGGTCAAGACGCGGCCGTCAATGGTGAAAGTGCCGATGATCGCAAGGCCCGCAAGCGTGCCGAGGCGGCTGTGCGCCAGAAAATCAGTCCGTTCCGCAAACAACAGGCCACACTGGAAAAACAGATGGACAGCATGCAGGCTGCGCTGGCGGAGATGGACGCCGAGTTGACCAATCCGACGCTGTACGGTGACAGCGGCAAACAGCAGTTGAAAACGCTGTTGGGGCGGCAGGCGGAGGCACGCCAAAAAATGGCAGTGGTAGAATCCCAGTGGTTAGACGTCAGTGAAACGGTCGAAGTTCTGGAAGCGGAGCTGGAAAGTTAA
- the gshA gene encoding glutamate--cysteine ligase, giving the protein MAQSRHHIFEQFAASEWQGFRKGVEKEGLRADASGFIAQTPHPHALGSALTHPRITTDYSESLLELITPVYNTTAGMLEALGHAHQFVQQNLGDEVFWAASMPCGLDGDSSIPIANYGSSNVGKMKHVYRQGLAVRYGRMMQSIAGTHYNVSLPEGFWQQWQQAVGGSELSLQDFKSEQYFWLIRNFRRRSWLLMLLFGASPALDQSFVANVRHNLSSFNANTFYGEQASSLRMGDLGYHNNAQASLNICFNELKTYTRTLERAIHTPWPPYEKLGINRDGEYIQLNTNVLQIENEYYSALRPKRTAASGEKPIHALMSRGVEYIEVRCLDLDPFAAVGITAPQVDFLDLFLLDCLLQDSPWIGDDECARLDNNFKDVVARGRGRDLALQVGNRSVNAGETALELLDSLQPLAEQLDGWNGDATYVRALAEQRHKLEGSWFLPSQQVLDAMTSSGLGHRDWTLEMSHQHKHSLLAQPLPDAVQQQYKGFSLESLQQQQQIEAADTLSFADYLRQYQQS; this is encoded by the coding sequence ATGGCTCAATCACGCCATCACATATTTGAGCAGTTTGCCGCCAGCGAGTGGCAGGGCTTTCGTAAAGGTGTTGAAAAAGAAGGTCTGCGTGCCGATGCCAGCGGCTTCATCGCACAAACCCCGCACCCGCACGCTCTGGGCTCGGCGTTAACCCACCCCCGCATTACCACCGATTATTCGGAATCTCTTCTGGAACTGATTACGCCGGTGTATAACACCACCGCCGGCATGCTCGAAGCGCTGGGCCACGCCCATCAATTTGTACAGCAGAACTTGGGCGACGAAGTATTCTGGGCCGCCAGTATGCCCTGTGGCCTGGATGGCGACAGCAGTATTCCCATCGCCAATTACGGCAGCTCCAATGTGGGTAAAATGAAACACGTGTATCGCCAGGGCTTGGCGGTGCGCTACGGGCGAATGATGCAAAGTATCGCCGGCACTCATTACAACGTGTCGTTACCCGAAGGGTTTTGGCAGCAGTGGCAGCAGGCTGTGGGCGGCAGCGAGCTGAGCCTGCAAGATTTCAAATCCGAGCAGTACTTCTGGTTGATTCGTAATTTTCGCCGCCGTAGCTGGCTGTTAATGCTGCTGTTTGGCGCTTCACCGGCGCTGGATCAGAGTTTTGTTGCCAACGTCAGGCACAACCTCAGCAGTTTTAATGCAAATACTTTTTATGGTGAGCAGGCCAGCTCGTTGCGGATGGGCGATTTGGGTTACCACAACAATGCCCAGGCATCTCTGAACATCTGTTTTAACGAGCTGAAAACCTATACCCGGACTCTGGAGCGAGCCATTCACACGCCCTGGCCGCCCTACGAAAAACTGGGCATAAACCGCGACGGTGAATACATTCAGCTCAATACCAACGTGTTGCAGATTGAAAACGAGTATTACAGTGCCTTACGGCCGAAGCGCACCGCCGCCAGTGGCGAAAAACCCATCCACGCGTTGATGAGCCGCGGAGTGGAGTACATCGAGGTGCGTTGTTTGGATCTGGACCCGTTTGCAGCCGTGGGTATTACCGCGCCGCAAGTGGATTTTCTCGACCTGTTCTTGTTGGATTGCCTGTTACAGGACAGCCCGTGGATTGGTGACGACGAGTGTGCCCGGCTGGATAACAATTTCAAGGATGTTGTCGCGCGCGGGCGCGGGCGCGACTTGGCGCTGCAAGTGGGCAATCGCAGTGTTAACGCTGGAGAGACGGCGCTTGAACTTCTGGACTCGCTGCAGCCACTGGCGGAACAGCTCGACGGTTGGAATGGCGACGCCACCTATGTGCGGGCTCTGGCGGAGCAGCGGCACAAGCTGGAAGGCAGTTGGTTTTTGCCATCGCAGCAGGTCCTGGATGCAATGACCAGCAGTGGCCTAGGTCACCGGGACTGGACGCTGGAAATGTCTCACCAGCACAAGCACAGCTTGCTCGCGCAGCCGCTGCCAGACGCTGTGCAGCAACAATATAAAGGGTTTAGCCTTGAGTCCTTGCAACAGCAGCAACAGATTGAAGCCGCGGATACGCTAAGCTTTGCCGATTACCTGCGCCAGTATCAGCAAAGCTGA
- a CDS encoding Tex family protein: MNSISRRIANELGVREEQVNATVELLNGGATVPFIARYRKELTGALDDIQLRALEERLRYLRELEDRRATILASIDEQGKLTDVLKSSINGADTKNRLEDFYLPYKPKRRTKAQIAREAGLEPLANSLYNDPTQAPEALAEQFVNADVADSKAALEGARAILMERFAEDAELLGQLRGFIWQQGQLKVTVIAGKEAEGAKFRDYFDHSEALKKVPSHRALAILRGRNEGILSYTIAVGENSDDRRQPHPAESYIAAHWNVRDQGWAADKWLAEVVRWTWRVKLSGQLETDLIGQVREAAETEAIQVFADNLKDLLLLAPAGPRATLGLDPGLRTGVKVAVIDGIGQVVDHGAIFPHAPRNQWEASIEQLRKWCRQYNIELVAIGNGTASRETDKLVADLCKRYPELKLARIVVSESGASIYSASEFASRELPDLDVTIRGAVSIARRLQDPLAELVKIEPKSIGVGQYQHDVSQVQLSRSLYAVVEDCVNGVGVDLNTASVPLLTRVSGLNPTIAQNIVDYRSQNGQFRNRKQLMKVPRLGARSFEQAAGFLRISDGDNPLDRSSVHPEAYRVVETIAAKNHRDMNNLVGDVAFLRSLNPQDYVTEQFGLPTVKDIFAELEKPGRDPRPEFRFASFEEGVETLKDLEPGMVLEGSVTNVTNFGAFVDIGVHQDGLVHISALADRFIKDPREVVKAGDIVKVKVMEVDIPRKRIALTMRMGDQPGQQPAERPRGDKTSSPNRNNAAGAREPAPAANQNPGQGQGQGAMAGALAQAMASANKRDR, from the coding sequence ATGAACAGTATTTCCCGACGCATTGCGAATGAGCTTGGTGTACGTGAAGAGCAGGTTAACGCCACCGTTGAACTGTTAAACGGCGGTGCGACTGTGCCCTTTATTGCCCGCTATCGCAAAGAGCTGACCGGCGCGCTTGACGACATCCAGTTGCGAGCCCTGGAAGAGCGCTTGCGCTATTTGCGCGAACTGGAAGACCGCCGCGCCACCATCCTTGCCAGTATTGACGAGCAGGGCAAATTGACCGATGTGCTGAAATCCAGCATTAATGGGGCAGACACCAAAAATCGTCTGGAAGATTTTTACCTGCCTTACAAGCCCAAGCGCCGTACCAAAGCCCAGATTGCCCGTGAGGCCGGCCTTGAACCACTGGCCAATAGCCTTTATAACGACCCAACACAAGCGCCAGAGGCTCTGGCAGAGCAGTTCGTTAACGCCGATGTGGCTGACAGCAAGGCGGCCTTGGAAGGCGCCCGTGCCATCCTGATGGAGCGTTTCGCAGAAGACGCCGAACTTCTGGGCCAGTTGCGCGGTTTCATCTGGCAGCAAGGCCAGCTGAAAGTCACCGTTATTGCCGGCAAAGAGGCTGAAGGCGCCAAGTTCCGTGATTACTTTGATCACAGCGAAGCGTTAAAAAAAGTGCCGTCACACCGCGCTTTGGCTATTCTACGTGGCCGCAACGAGGGTATTCTGAGCTACACCATTGCCGTTGGAGAAAACAGCGATGATCGTCGCCAGCCGCACCCGGCGGAATCTTACATTGCCGCCCACTGGAATGTCCGCGACCAGGGCTGGGCGGCCGACAAGTGGCTGGCCGAAGTGGTGCGCTGGACCTGGCGGGTAAAGTTGTCTGGCCAGCTCGAAACCGATCTGATTGGCCAGGTCCGAGAGGCCGCTGAAACCGAGGCTATCCAGGTATTTGCTGATAACCTCAAAGATTTGTTGTTGCTGGCTCCGGCCGGGCCCCGGGCCACTCTGGGCCTGGACCCAGGCCTGCGTACTGGCGTGAAAGTGGCCGTAATTGACGGCATAGGGCAGGTGGTAGACCACGGGGCTATATTTCCCCACGCCCCACGAAACCAGTGGGAAGCGTCGATAGAGCAATTGCGCAAATGGTGTCGCCAGTACAACATCGAACTGGTGGCTATTGGTAATGGCACTGCCTCGCGGGAAACCGATAAACTGGTGGCCGATCTGTGCAAGCGCTACCCGGAACTGAAATTGGCGCGCATTGTGGTCAGCGAATCGGGTGCGTCTATTTATTCAGCATCGGAATTCGCCTCGCGGGAATTGCCGGACCTGGATGTCACCATTCGCGGCGCGGTATCCATTGCCCGGCGCTTGCAGGACCCGTTGGCGGAACTGGTTAAAATTGAGCCAAAATCTATTGGTGTGGGCCAATATCAGCACGATGTATCGCAGGTACAGCTATCGCGCAGTCTGTATGCAGTGGTAGAAGACTGTGTAAACGGCGTAGGAGTCGATCTGAACACCGCGTCGGTGCCGCTGTTAACCCGTGTGTCTGGGTTAAACCCAACCATTGCCCAGAACATCGTGGATTATCGCAGCCAGAACGGTCAATTCCGTAACCGCAAGCAGCTGATGAAAGTGCCGCGTCTGGGCGCTCGCAGCTTCGAACAGGCGGCGGGCTTTTTGCGCATCAGCGATGGGGATAATCCGTTAGATCGGTCTTCGGTGCACCCGGAAGCTTATCGCGTGGTGGAAACCATCGCCGCTAAAAATCACCGGGATATGAACAACCTGGTGGGTGATGTAGCATTTTTGCGCAGCCTGAACCCGCAGGATTATGTGACCGAGCAGTTTGGCTTGCCTACGGTTAAAGACATCTTCGCCGAGTTGGAAAAGCCGGGGCGGGACCCGCGGCCGGAATTCCGCTTCGCCAGCTTTGAAGAAGGCGTAGAAACCTTGAAAGATCTGGAGCCGGGAATGGTGCTGGAGGGGTCGGTCACCAACGTCACCAATTTTGGCGCCTTCGTGGATATTGGCGTGCACCAGGACGGCTTGGTTCATATATCGGCGTTGGCAGACCGTTTTATAAAAGACCCACGGGAAGTGGTGAAAGCGGGCGATATCGTAAAAGTGAAGGTGATGGAGGTGGATATTCCGCGTAAGCGCATCGCTTTGACCATGCGCATGGGTGATCAGCCTGGCCAGCAGCCGGCTGAACGGCCCCGTGGTGACAAAACCTCAAGCCCAAATCGCAACAATGCGGCTGGCGCGCGTGAACCGGCGCCGGCTGCAAATCAGAATCCGGGTCAGGGTCAAGGTCAAGGCGCCATGGCAGGAGCTCTGGCTCAGGCCATGGCGTCGGCCAACAAGCGCGACCGTTAA
- a CDS encoding DUF4124 domain-containing protein, with product MMIKWLVRLAFPALGVLLLLIVFGLGTPEQVTQPLAKETKPAEIPAFETLVPESVVIDSPDIIFKWKDTNGNWHYADQPPPKGPWNTLAIERPNPPRGTAGSAESKVDWQAPYSAPFNMGVGASGS from the coding sequence ATGATGATTAAATGGCTGGTACGGCTAGCTTTTCCTGCCTTGGGCGTATTGTTATTACTGATCGTGTTTGGTTTAGGAACGCCCGAGCAAGTGACACAACCGTTGGCTAAAGAAACAAAACCGGCAGAAATTCCCGCCTTCGAAACTCTGGTACCAGAGTCAGTGGTGATAGATTCACCCGACATCATTTTCAAGTGGAAAGATACCAATGGCAACTGGCATTATGCTGACCAGCCACCGCCCAAGGGGCCCTGGAACACCTTGGCCATAGAACGGCCGAACCCTCCCCGTGGCACGGCTGGTAGCGCAGAGTCTAAAGTCGACTGGCAGGCGCCGTATAGCGCGCCATTCAACATGGGCGTAGGCGCTTCAGGAAGTTAG
- a CDS encoding TIGR02444 family protein translates to MDTAPDDIAIIPQTAASLTLPADLQTDTELWSFALSCWQKPGVASACLLLQQQGWSVTRILCAAWLANQRRTYTGLEAVTVTEWRNRVTVALRDVKRALPKESESCYDLRVDVARLELEAERVELALAWQTLNTEIEEPAMQDRNILIIGNLTAAAPCADSARAAASDIHQLASALTFSRPPERNQHDD, encoded by the coding sequence TTGGACACTGCACCGGACGATATCGCGATCATACCGCAAACCGCGGCCAGCCTGACACTGCCGGCAGATTTGCAGACTGACACAGAGCTTTGGTCTTTTGCCTTATCATGCTGGCAAAAACCGGGCGTAGCGTCTGCCTGTCTGTTATTGCAACAACAAGGCTGGAGTGTGACCCGCATTCTATGTGCTGCCTGGCTGGCGAATCAGCGCAGAACTTACACCGGGCTAGAAGCTGTTACGGTAACAGAGTGGCGCAACCGTGTAACCGTGGCACTGCGTGACGTAAAAAGGGCGCTGCCGAAAGAGTCGGAAAGTTGTTATGACCTGCGCGTAGACGTGGCTCGCCTGGAACTTGAAGCAGAGCGTGTCGAACTCGCTCTGGCGTGGCAAACACTGAACACTGAAATAGAAGAACCGGCAATGCAAGATCGCAACATTTTGATCATCGGCAACCTGACAGCAGCGGCGCCTTGTGCAGACAGCGCACGAGCAGCTGCCTCGGATATTCATCAACTGGCGTCTGCTTTGACTTTTTCGCGCCCCCCGGAGCGCAATCAACATGATGATTAA
- the ppx gene encoding exopolyphosphatase: MTAEPNAENVSAPPDMLAAIDMGSNSFHMVVARLVHGEIRTMEKMGEKVQLGAGLDAQNRLTDEVQERALACLSRFAQRLQGMPPEAVQIVGTNALRIARNANEFLSRAEEVLGYPVEVIAGREEARLIYLGVSHTLSDDTGRRLVIDIGGGSTEFVIGQRFEPEALESMHMGCVSFSNRYFQDGKINRRSLDNAITHAEQELQSIRRQYRAMGWQSVVGSSGSVKAIGQVLTTLKITDGTITLEAMQELRKRLVSMGHVERLGELGVRPDRQNIFPGGFAILMGAFQSLGIETMSFADGALREGLLYGIIGRIRHEDVRERTISALQERYHVDQLHGAAVEASAVAAWAQVAETWKVNSFSDEDTLRWACKLHEIGLTISHSQYHKHGAYLLQYSDLPGFTQQFQWDLAALVRGHRRKFTAAIWAGALAEDIPRLRYLCILVRLGVLLQHARNLEEPPELTLEASANKLSIRFPEGWLEQRPLTLADLENERDYLLRQEFSLDIVTE, encoded by the coding sequence GTGACGGCAGAACCCAACGCCGAAAACGTTTCCGCGCCTCCTGATATGCTGGCCGCTATCGATATGGGCTCAAACAGCTTTCACATGGTGGTTGCGCGCCTGGTGCACGGCGAAATTCGCACCATGGAAAAAATGGGCGAAAAAGTTCAGCTCGGTGCCGGGCTTGACGCCCAGAACCGCCTGACCGACGAAGTTCAGGAGCGGGCTCTGGCCTGCCTGAGCCGCTTTGCCCAGCGCCTGCAGGGCATGCCGCCGGAAGCCGTGCAAATTGTTGGCACTAACGCCCTGCGCATTGCTCGCAACGCCAACGAGTTTCTCAGTCGCGCCGAGGAAGTGCTGGGCTATCCGGTAGAAGTGATTGCCGGGCGCGAGGAAGCGCGACTGATTTATCTGGGCGTTTCCCACACCCTTTCTGACGACACAGGCCGCCGGTTGGTAATTGACATAGGCGGTGGCAGCACCGAATTTGTGATTGGTCAGCGCTTTGAGCCGGAAGCCCTGGAAAGCATGCACATGGGCTGCGTGTCGTTTAGTAATCGCTACTTCCAGGACGGAAAAATCAACCGTCGCAGTTTAGACAATGCCATCACCCACGCCGAGCAAGAGTTGCAGAGTATTCGCCGCCAGTATCGGGCGATGGGCTGGCAAAGCGTTGTGGGCTCTTCAGGGTCGGTAAAAGCCATTGGCCAGGTTCTGACCACGCTCAAGATCACCGACGGCACCATCACCCTGGAAGCCATGCAGGAACTGCGTAAACGGCTGGTCAGCATGGGCCATGTTGAGCGGTTAGGCGAATTGGGTGTACGCCCAGACCGGCAAAATATTTTTCCTGGTGGTTTCGCTATTCTAATGGGCGCGTTTCAATCACTGGGCATTGAAACTATGAGCTTTGCCGATGGCGCGCTGCGCGAAGGTCTATTGTACGGAATTATTGGGCGAATACGCCATGAAGACGTGCGGGAGCGAACCATTTCTGCACTGCAAGAACGCTACCACGTTGATCAGCTGCACGGCGCCGCCGTAGAAGCCAGCGCGGTGGCTGCCTGGGCGCAGGTTGCGGAAACCTGGAAGGTGAACAGCTTCAGCGACGAAGACACCTTGCGCTGGGCCTGCAAGCTGCATGAAATCGGCTTGACCATCTCACACAGCCAGTACCACAAGCACGGCGCTTATCTTTTACAATATTCAGACTTGCCCGGTTTTACCCAACAGTTCCAGTGGGATCTGGCGGCCTTGGTGCGCGGGCACCGGCGAAAGTTTACCGCAGCCATTTGGGCTGGAGCCTTAGCGGAAGACATCCCGCGCTTGCGCTATCTATGCATACTGGTGCGCCTGGGCGTGTTGCTGCAGCACGCCCGCAATCTGGAAGAACCACCAGAGCTGACGCTGGAAGCGTCTGCGAACAAGCTCAGCATTCGCTTCCCCGAAGGCTGGTTGGAACAGCGCCCACTCACCTTGGCAGACCTGGAAAATGAACGGGACTATCTGCTACGCCAGGAATTTAGTCTGGACATTGTTACTGAATAA
- a CDS encoding disulfide bond formation protein B, which produces MQSHSYFRGDLLTSRIMFAVIFLVCAALLAVAFYMEHVMGLEPCPLCWLQRFAFMAAGLVSLLAWLHGPGPIAARVYGLFLALAAGTGLGLASRQLWLQSLPADQVPACGPSVDYMLDVLPWLDVLATAVRGTGDCATVVWRFLGLSIPGWSALFFVCVALIGLYLCLRPASKRSW; this is translated from the coding sequence ATGCAGTCCCATTCCTATTTTCGAGGTGATCTTTTGACCAGCAGAATTATGTTTGCTGTTATTTTTCTGGTGTGTGCCGCACTGCTTGCGGTGGCATTTTATATGGAACATGTGATGGGGCTGGAGCCTTGTCCTTTGTGCTGGTTGCAGCGGTTTGCCTTCATGGCAGCCGGGCTGGTCAGCCTGTTGGCGTGGCTGCACGGCCCGGGGCCGATTGCCGCACGGGTATACGGTCTGTTTTTGGCGCTGGCTGCAGGTACCGGATTGGGCTTGGCCAGTCGCCAGCTCTGGCTGCAAAGCTTGCCTGCGGACCAGGTCCCGGCTTGCGGCCCATCGGTGGATTACATGCTGGATGTGTTGCCGTGGCTGGACGTGCTGGCAACCGCGGTTCGCGGGACCGGTGACTGTGCGACGGTGGTCTGGCGCTTTCTGGGACTGAGCATTCCGGGTTGGAGTGCGCTATTTTTCGTTTGTGTGGCGTTGATCGGTCTTTATCTGTGTTTGCGCCCCGCGTCTAAGCGGTCCTGGTAA
- the rsd gene encoding sigma D regulator has translation MLDHCRNARERWGGVSDLIDRWLKERQDVLVRYCELSAENDYSQTESLRPKLVLLCEMLMDYVSAGHFEIYEQLVREAREFNDDEGLELAAKVYPRITETTQVILDFNDKVDGRELSESEMQALFTELSRVGETLASRYELEDLLIAHLHTANADKAEPA, from the coding sequence ATGTTGGATCATTGTCGAAATGCCCGTGAGCGGTGGGGTGGGGTCAGTGATCTGATCGACCGTTGGCTTAAGGAGCGTCAGGATGTACTGGTGCGCTACTGTGAGCTGTCTGCCGAAAACGACTATTCCCAGACCGAAAGCCTGAGACCCAAACTGGTTCTGCTGTGCGAAATGTTGATGGATTACGTTTCCGCCGGGCACTTTGAAATCTACGAGCAATTGGTGCGTGAGGCGCGGGAATTTAACGACGATGAGGGCCTGGAATTGGCCGCGAAAGTGTATCCGCGTATTACCGAAACCACCCAAGTGATTCTTGATTTTAATGACAAGGTAGATGGCCGCGAACTTTCCGAGTCGGAAATGCAGGCGCTGTTTACGGAGTTATCGCGAGTGGGTGAAACCTTGGCCAGCCGTTATGAGTTGGAAGACCTTCTGATTGCTCACTTACACACCGCTAACGCAGACAAAGCAGAGCCCGCCTGA